The Pantoea sp. At-9b genome includes a window with the following:
- a CDS encoding UxaA family hydrolase has translation MQDAIRIHSRDNVAVALRDLEAHTQVEINHVRVELRQAVGRGHKFALQPLATDALVIKYGLPIAHATQPIAAGEIIHSQNARTNLSDLDEYDYQPDFLELPPQAGDRDVQIYRRASGEVGIRNELWILPTVGCVNGIARQILQRFLKETDDAAGIDGVHLFSHPFGCSQLGQDHENTRTMLQNMVRHPNAGAVLVIGLGCENNQVDVFRDTLGAFESDRVQFMVCQQQDDEVEAGLERLHALYNVMRHDQRQPGKLSELKFGLECGGSDGFSGITANPMLGRFSDQMIANGGTTVLTEVPEMFGAERILMSRCRDEATFDKTVAMINDFKRYFIDHQQPIYENPSPGNKAGGITTLEEKSLGCTQKAGQSQVVDVLKYGERLKTPGLNLLSAPGNDAVATSALAGAGCHMVLFTTGRGTPYGGFVPTVKIATNTQLAEKKPHWIDFNAGRLIEGMSMEAMLADFVDMIVAIANGKPARNEANDFRELAIFKSGVTL, from the coding sequence ATGCAAGATGCGATAAGAATACATTCACGCGATAACGTCGCTGTGGCGTTGCGCGATTTGGAAGCCCATACCCAGGTTGAAATCAATCATGTCCGTGTGGAGCTGCGTCAGGCGGTGGGGCGCGGGCATAAATTTGCGCTGCAACCGCTGGCGACCGATGCACTGGTGATCAAATACGGATTACCGATTGCGCACGCCACGCAGCCGATTGCTGCCGGTGAAATCATTCATTCGCAGAACGCGCGCACTAACCTGAGCGATCTCGACGAATATGATTATCAGCCCGATTTTCTCGAACTGCCGCCGCAGGCCGGGGATCGTGACGTACAGATCTACCGTCGCGCCAGCGGCGAGGTGGGGATTCGCAATGAATTGTGGATCCTGCCCACCGTGGGGTGCGTCAACGGCATCGCGCGCCAGATCCTGCAACGTTTTCTCAAAGAGACAGATGATGCCGCGGGCATCGATGGCGTGCATCTGTTCAGCCATCCTTTTGGCTGCTCGCAGCTGGGCCAGGACCATGAGAACACCCGTACCATGTTGCAGAACATGGTGCGTCACCCCAATGCTGGCGCGGTGCTGGTGATTGGTCTCGGTTGCGAGAACAACCAGGTGGATGTGTTCCGCGACACCCTCGGTGCGTTTGAAAGCGATCGTGTGCAATTTATGGTGTGCCAGCAGCAGGATGATGAGGTAGAGGCCGGACTTGAACGGCTGCATGCTTTATATAATGTGATGCGCCATGATCAGCGCCAGCCCGGCAAACTCAGTGAGCTGAAGTTTGGTCTGGAGTGTGGCGGTTCAGACGGCTTTTCCGGCATCACCGCCAACCCGATGCTGGGTCGTTTCTCCGATCAGATGATCGCCAATGGCGGCACCACGGTGCTGACCGAAGTGCCGGAGATGTTCGGTGCGGAGCGTATCCTGATGAGCCGCTGCCGCGATGAGGCCACTTTTGATAAAACCGTGGCGATGATTAACGACTTCAAACGCTACTTTATCGACCACCAACAGCCGATTTATGAGAACCCCTCACCGGGCAACAAAGCCGGGGGGATCACCACGCTGGAGGAGAAGTCGCTGGGCTGCACGCAAAAAGCCGGGCAGAGCCAGGTGGTGGATGTGCTGAAATACGGTGAGCGCCTGAAAACACCGGGCCTTAATCTGCTCAGCGCGCCGGGCAACGATGCCGTAGCCACCAGTGCGTTAGCAGGGGCAGGCTGCCATATGGTGTTATTCACCACCGGACGCGGCACGCCTTATGGTGGCTTTGTACCCACGGTGAAAATTGCCACCAATACGCAGCTGGCGGAGAAAAAACCGCACTGGATTGATTTCAACGCCGGACGGCTGATTGAGGGCATGAGCATGGAGGCGATGCTGGCGGATTTTGTCGATATGATCGTTGCCATTGCCAACGGCAAACCTGCGCGCAATGAAGCCAATGACTTCCGCGAACTGGCAATTTTTAAAAGCGGGGTGACGTTGTAA
- the sstT gene encoding serine/threonine transporter SstT → MQTNIIGRLGALFAGSLVKQIMLGLIAGVALAWFSRDAALAVGLLGELFVRALKAVAPLLVLVLVISSIANHQQGQKTNIRPIIMLYLLSTFFAAVVAVVFSHLFPQILSMNVGKTEITPPSGIAEVLHGLLMSMVANPIDALMNANYIGILVWALGLGLAFRHASPSSKAFLNDASNAATWVVRCVIRCAPLGIFGLVASILASTGFDALWEYASLLSLLLGCMLLMALVVNPLLVFNKIRRNPYPLVFTCIRESGVTAFFTRSSAANIPVNMALAKRLGLDEDTYSVSIPLGATISMAGASITITVLTLAAVHTLGISVDVPTAILLSLVASLCACGASGVAGGSLLLIPVACNMFGIPNDLAMQVVAVGFIIGVLQDSAETALNSSTDILFTAAVCQAEAERETRTAV, encoded by the coding sequence ATGCAAACAAACATCATTGGACGTCTGGGCGCGCTGTTTGCGGGCAGCCTGGTAAAACAAATTATGCTGGGTCTGATCGCCGGTGTGGCACTGGCCTGGTTTTCGCGCGATGCCGCTCTGGCTGTCGGCCTGTTGGGTGAACTGTTCGTTCGCGCGCTGAAAGCGGTGGCACCATTGTTGGTACTGGTGCTGGTGATCTCCTCGATTGCTAACCATCAGCAAGGGCAGAAAACCAATATCCGCCCGATTATCATGCTGTATCTGCTCAGCACCTTCTTTGCCGCCGTGGTCGCGGTCGTTTTCAGCCATCTGTTCCCGCAAATATTGTCGATGAACGTCGGCAAAACGGAAATCACCCCGCCGTCCGGGATTGCCGAGGTATTGCACGGCCTGCTGATGAGCATGGTGGCCAACCCGATTGATGCGTTGATGAACGCCAATTACATCGGGATTTTAGTGTGGGCGCTGGGACTGGGCCTGGCTTTCCGTCACGCCAGCCCGAGCAGTAAAGCCTTCCTCAATGATGCCTCGAACGCCGCGACCTGGGTGGTGCGTTGCGTGATCCGCTGTGCACCGCTGGGCATTTTCGGCCTGGTGGCATCGATTCTGGCCTCCACCGGTTTTGATGCGCTGTGGGAATACGCCAGCCTGCTGTCGTTGCTGCTCGGTTGTATGCTGCTGATGGCGCTGGTGGTCAATCCGCTGCTGGTGTTTAACAAAATCCGTCGCAATCCCTATCCGCTGGTGTTCACCTGCATCCGTGAGAGCGGCGTCACCGCCTTCTTTACCCGCAGCTCTGCGGCCAATATCCCGGTGAATATGGCGCTGGCGAAACGCCTGGGCCTGGATGAGGATACCTATTCGGTTTCGATTCCGCTGGGTGCCACCATCAGCATGGCGGGGGCATCGATTACCATCACGGTACTGACGCTGGCGGCCGTGCATACGTTGGGAATTTCTGTTGATGTGCCGACGGCGATTTTGCTCAGCCTGGTGGCCTCGCTGTGCGCCTGTGGCGCTTCCGGGGTAGCAGGTGGTTCACTGCTGCTGATTCCGGTTGCCTGCAATATGTTTGGCATTCCCAATGATCTGGCGATGCAGGTGGTAGCGGTGGGCTTTATTATTGGCGTGTTGCAGGATTCAGCCGAAACCGCGCTGAACTCTTCAACCGATATTCTGTTCACTGCGGCGGTATGCCAGGCCGAAGCAGAGCGCGAAACACGCACCGCAGTATAA
- a CDS encoding TerC family protein, whose amino-acid sequence MQSVGTPLLWGSFAVVVLIMLAIDLFLQGRRGAQTMSFKQAAIWSLVWVSLSLLFSAAFWWYLNGTVGREVATAQTLAFLTGYILEKALAVDNVFVWLMLFSYFAIPAQLQRRVLVYGVLGAIVLRTIMIFGGSWLVTQFSWILYLFGAFLLFTGLKMALAKEDDDSAVGDKPLVRWLRKHLRMTDSLEGEKFFTRKNGVLFATPLLLVLIMVELSDVIFAVDSIPAIFAVTTDPFIVLTSNLFAILGLRAMYFLLANVAERFSMLKYGLAIVLVFIGIKMLIVEFWHIPVGVSLAVVGVILGGTLLINAWVNRRNDQKKISS is encoded by the coding sequence ATGCAATCTGTAGGTACGCCACTACTCTGGGGCAGCTTTGCCGTCGTAGTGCTTATCATGCTGGCGATCGATCTCTTTCTTCAGGGACGACGCGGCGCACAAACTATGTCATTCAAACAAGCGGCGATCTGGTCGCTGGTTTGGGTTTCCCTCTCATTGCTGTTTAGCGCCGCCTTCTGGTGGTATCTCAATGGCACCGTCGGGCGCGAAGTTGCCACCGCCCAAACCCTCGCCTTCCTTACCGGTTATATTCTGGAAAAAGCGCTGGCGGTTGATAACGTCTTCGTCTGGTTGATGCTGTTTAGCTACTTCGCGATTCCGGCCCAATTGCAACGCCGCGTGTTGGTCTATGGCGTATTGGGCGCGATCGTGCTGCGTACTATCATGATTTTTGGCGGCAGCTGGCTGGTCACGCAATTTAGCTGGATTCTCTATCTTTTCGGTGCCTTCCTGCTGTTTACCGGCCTGAAAATGGCGCTGGCGAAGGAAGATGATGACAGCGCTGTGGGTGATAAGCCGCTGGTACGTTGGCTGCGCAAACACCTGCGCATGACTGACAGCCTGGAAGGCGAGAAATTCTTCACCCGTAAAAACGGTGTGCTGTTCGCCACCCCCTTGTTGCTGGTGTTGATTATGGTGGAGCTGAGCGACGTGATCTTTGCTGTCGACAGTATCCCGGCGATCTTTGCCGTCACCACCGATCCCTTCATCGTGCTGACCTCTAACCTGTTCGCCATCCTCGGCCTGCGTGCCATGTATTTCCTGCTGGCAAACGTGGCGGAGCGCTTCTCGATGCTGAAATACGGCCTGGCGATTGTGCTGGTGTTTATCGGTATTAAGATGCTGATCGTTGAGTTCTGGCATATCCCGGTCGGGGTTTCGCTGGCGGTGGTTGGCGTCATTCTGGGGGGAACGCTGCTGATTAATGCCTGGGTTAACCGCAGAAACGACCAGAAGAAGATATCATCATAA
- a CDS encoding Gfo/Idh/MocA family protein has product MIRFAIVGTNWITRQFIDAAHESGKMKLSAIYSRLQEQAEAFATDYPCKLTFTSLEAMAASDAIDAVYIASPNALHCEQALLFMSHGKHVICEKPLASNLREAEAMIACARDNNVVLFEAFKTASLPTFLQLQKALPQVGKLRKALLNYCQYSSRYQRYLEGENPNTFNPRWSNGSIMDIGYYCLAAAVTLWGEPQRVTAQASLLASGVDAHGVVVLGYGDFDVTILHSKVSDSLIPSEIQGEAGSLVIEKISECQQLRFTPRGGESQNLTQPQHINSMLYEAETFAQLVSRGQVEHPGLQASRITAALLTEIRRQTGVVFPADHGN; this is encoded by the coding sequence GTGATTCGCTTCGCTATTGTGGGAACCAACTGGATCACCCGCCAGTTTATCGACGCCGCACATGAGAGCGGCAAAATGAAACTGAGCGCCATCTATTCGCGCCTGCAGGAACAGGCTGAGGCGTTCGCAACGGATTACCCCTGCAAGCTGACCTTTACCTCGCTTGAGGCAATGGCGGCCAGTGATGCCATTGATGCGGTCTATATCGCCAGCCCGAACGCACTGCATTGCGAGCAGGCGCTGCTGTTTATGTCACACGGTAAGCATGTGATCTGCGAAAAGCCGCTGGCGTCGAATCTGCGCGAAGCAGAAGCGATGATCGCCTGCGCACGTGACAACAACGTGGTGCTGTTCGAAGCCTTTAAAACCGCCAGCTTACCCACCTTTTTGCAACTGCAAAAAGCATTGCCGCAGGTGGGTAAATTACGCAAAGCGTTACTTAATTATTGCCAGTATTCATCACGTTATCAGCGTTATCTGGAGGGTGAAAACCCCAACACCTTCAATCCCCGCTGGTCGAATGGTTCGATTATGGATATTGGCTACTACTGCCTCGCGGCCGCCGTCACCTTATGGGGGGAGCCGCAGCGCGTAACGGCACAGGCGTCGTTGCTGGCGAGCGGCGTGGACGCACATGGGGTGGTGGTGTTGGGCTACGGCGACTTCGATGTCACGATCTTACATTCGAAGGTGAGTGACTCACTGATACCCAGTGAGATTCAGGGTGAAGCCGGTTCGCTGGTGATCGAAAAAATTTCTGAGTGCCAGCAGTTGCGCTTTACGCCACGTGGCGGTGAAAGCCAAAACCTGACCCAACCGCAGCACATCAACTCGATGCTGTATGAGGCTGAAACCTTTGCACAATTGGTGAGTCGGGGTCAGGTGGAGCATCCGGGGTTGCAGGCGTCACGCATCACAGCGGCGCTGCTGACGGAAATCCGCCGTCAGACTGGTGTGGTATTCCCGGCGGATCATGGCAATTGA